A genomic window from Paenibacillus sp. FSL K6-0276 includes:
- a CDS encoding glycoside hydrolase, producing MANTKPWKIFAIHHSHTDIGYTERQEKIQQYHVDFIRQVLHILREIQSGRRPEWKGFKWVCETFWPIETFLSRATEQEKEEFVAGVKRGEIGLSGTYLNMTELIGKDLFTSMIARVRDFGHSIQAPITSAMTADINGFSWGYGQALLDAGIHNLSTCIHTHHGMFPCWKKQQPFWWEMPSGDRLLTWSGEHYVFGNDLGLVPGMGGKYTIKDEFDMSQGATFEIAEQRILRYIERLKEDGYAFNFFPAMFSGLPTDNNPPNAETMAFIRQWNAKHGEQIEIQMATLDDFFGEVRVHAEQHAEDIPVYRGDWPDWWTDGVGSTPKHVQVFREAQRVYQKVRRLDPNCEIVTSETMKEMEYQLTMFAEHTWGYHSSISEPWNPFVQELGLRKEAFAANASTIAHRALYDILEAKGDALLAPGRPMKFKIHNPYHYVQEDYAHLILEGWYHDEIKDGFEVRDITTNEVIPSQLRLASRGVIVTIPVTLQPSEERVLQIVAVKPGIGTAFMNDYLASDRVMDLDVTHDVKSFRMTSSYVETPFVHITWKKGEGITSWVDKTTGQELLRADRQHAAFTPVYDVTPATKVVEMTEVRRLMGRNRKGPDAIVSTGELISAEIITQGPVYGIIQLTYKVDGCEHYSLFLTVYADRPRVDVAVRMHKESVWKPENLYVSLPFGGSLSTDTYELWVDKMDALTRMRKDQLPGSLADYTAVGEGAVYVAGSQGVVIAMPDTPLIQLGSLEHGYRLLNGDEKLEQDPAHLYAWVMNNYWETNFSATLGGFYEFRYFITWGETYSKPDVSMDACRGMNAGILAWRQH from the coding sequence ATGGCTAACACCAAACCTTGGAAAATTTTTGCGATTCATCATTCCCATACCGATATCGGCTACACAGAGCGTCAGGAGAAGATCCAACAATATCATGTAGACTTTATCCGTCAGGTGCTTCACATCTTACGTGAAATTCAATCCGGTCGTCGACCCGAATGGAAGGGATTTAAATGGGTATGTGAAACGTTCTGGCCTATCGAAACCTTCCTGAGCCGGGCAACGGAGCAGGAAAAAGAAGAGTTCGTAGCAGGAGTCAAGCGTGGTGAGATCGGCTTATCCGGTACGTACTTAAATATGACGGAATTAATCGGCAAAGATTTGTTCACGTCGATGATTGCCCGTGTGCGTGATTTTGGACATTCCATTCAAGCTCCAATCACATCAGCGATGACTGCAGATATTAACGGCTTTAGCTGGGGGTATGGTCAAGCATTGTTAGATGCCGGTATTCATAATTTATCTACCTGCATTCATACCCATCACGGAATGTTTCCTTGCTGGAAGAAGCAGCAGCCTTTCTGGTGGGAAATGCCTTCCGGTGATCGATTGCTGACCTGGAGCGGGGAGCATTATGTATTCGGTAATGATCTGGGGCTTGTACCTGGTATGGGTGGAAAATATACGATCAAAGATGAATTTGATATGAGTCAAGGCGCCACATTCGAGATTGCTGAACAGCGTATACTTCGCTACATCGAGCGGTTGAAAGAAGATGGATATGCCTTTAACTTCTTCCCGGCTATGTTCTCGGGGCTACCAACAGATAACAATCCACCGAATGCGGAGACGATGGCGTTTATTCGTCAATGGAATGCGAAGCACGGCGAACAGATTGAGATTCAGATGGCAACTTTAGATGATTTCTTCGGTGAAGTTCGTGTTCATGCGGAACAGCATGCGGAAGATATTCCTGTGTATCGTGGAGATTGGCCAGACTGGTGGACGGATGGCGTAGGTTCAACACCGAAGCATGTACAAGTATTCCGTGAAGCACAACGTGTATATCAAAAGGTAAGAAGGCTAGATCCGAATTGTGAAATCGTTACATCGGAGACGATGAAGGAGATGGAATATCAGTTAACGATGTTTGCTGAGCATACATGGGGATATCATTCATCCATTTCCGAGCCTTGGAATCCGTTCGTTCAGGAATTAGGCTTGCGGAAGGAAGCCTTTGCCGCCAATGCAAGTACGATTGCGCATCGTGCGTTGTACGACATCCTTGAAGCGAAGGGTGATGCATTACTTGCTCCTGGGCGTCCTATGAAATTCAAAATTCATAATCCATATCATTATGTGCAAGAAGATTATGCGCATCTCATCCTCGAAGGATGGTATCACGATGAGATCAAGGACGGCTTCGAGGTGCGTGATATTACGACGAATGAGGTCATACCATCACAGCTTCGTCTGGCATCTCGAGGTGTGATCGTAACGATTCCGGTAACATTGCAGCCTAGTGAAGAGAGAGTACTTCAGATCGTCGCCGTGAAACCAGGTATCGGGACCGCTTTTATGAACGATTATTTGGCATCCGATCGCGTTATGGATCTGGATGTTACGCATGATGTGAAGAGTTTCCGCATGACATCTTCCTATGTAGAAACTCCATTTGTACACATCACGTGGAAAAAGGGAGAAGGGATCACCTCGTGGGTAGATAAAACGACGGGACAAGAACTACTTCGTGCCGATCGCCAGCACGCAGCTTTTACGCCAGTCTATGATGTTACACCTGCAACGAAGGTCGTAGAAATGACCGAGGTGCGTCGTCTGATGGGCCGTAATCGGAAGGGACCGGATGCGATCGTTTCAACAGGCGAGTTAATTAGTGCAGAGATCATTACGCAGGGTCCGGTGTATGGCATTATTCAATTAACTTACAAGGTGGATGGTTGTGAGCATTACTCCTTGTTCTTGACGGTATACGCAGATCGCCCACGTGTGGATGTGGCCGTACGCATGCATAAAGAGAGCGTTTGGAAGCCTGAGAACTTATATGTTTCACTTCCTTTTGGTGGATCATTATCAACGGATACGTATGAGCTATGGGTGGATAAGATGGATGCGTTGACTCGGATGCGGAAGGATCAATTACCAGGTAGCTTAGCGGATTATACAGCGGTTGGAGAAGGAGCTGTATATGTTGCCGGATCGCAAGGCGTTGTGATCGCGATGCCAGATACGCCATTAATTCAGCTTGGATCGCTAGAGCATGGGTATCGATTGCTTAACGGTGATGAGAAGCTGGAGCAGGACCCGGCTCATTTGTACGCTTGGGTGATGAATAACTATTGGGAAACCAATTTCTCAGCGACATTGGGCGGTTTCTATGAATTTAGATATTTCATTACTTGGGGCGAGACATATAGCAAGCCAGATGTCTCCATGGATGCATGCCGTGGAATGAATGCTGGTATTCTAGCGTGGCGCCAACACTAG